The genomic region GCTGACACTGCACAAACTCCCTGTCATTGCATTCACAGAAGAAAACTCGAAACCTGGGACAGAAACATGGTCCAAAACATGCAGACAAGTGATATCTGCTCTGCAAGAATATGGTTGTTTTGTGGCGGCATATGATCAAATCACCCAACGTATACATACTGGGGTTTTCGAAGCCCTGGAGGAACTGTTTGACATCCCAACTGAAAGAAAAGTTCAGAACAAGTCCGCAAAACCCTTGTATGGATATGTCGGCCAGATCCCATTGATTCCTCTGTATGAGAGTATGGGTATTGATAATGCCAATACACTTGAAGGAATTCAGAGCTTCGCCAAAGTCATGTGGCCAAATGGAAATGATGGCTTCAGGTACAGTACTTCTTCatccaattcattttttcgtttttgcttttttggaatttaaaattagtattatgtgttttatatttttgaagaaaaccAGCGAGGTAGATAAATTTGTATGCGTAATAAccaagaaattttaaatagatCATCTCTACttgttcaaattttctttttacatatattatgaTTTGTGGAAAATGtctgaaaatattacaacataGTCCGGTTTTGGGACATGAAAAGTAAGggaattgatttattttctgattttatgtatattatgaTTGTCCAAAAATGTTTGAAAACGTTACCTCATAATATGGTATTGGACATGAAAAGTATAAATCAATTGATTTAGTTTACAAGTTTTACTTTCCTTGCTATAACAAAGTCGAACAACGACAAAAACTAGGATTCTTTATTTATGTCTTTTCTtgtattaattgtattttgcAAACGACGTAAAGAATTAATTCACGAAATTGAAGCCTCACGACCTTCGAGTCCCGCTAATATTTGGATATTAGTTTACTTTAATGACAGTTATTGATCAGTTGtacatatttgaaattaataattgacgtatatatattgattattaacaattgaaattcataatgtAATCATTGTAACTGGTTCATTTGTACTAATTCGTTTttttacttgtaattatttttttcagtgaAAAGCTTCTTTTGTACACAAAGTTAGCAGCAGAATTGGAGAAGATTGTTGTGCAAATGGTGTTTGAGGGGTATGGAGTGGGGCAGTACTATGAATCCCACATCAGTTCAGCCAACTATCTTTGCAGGGTCATGCAATACAGACAACCTAAGATGCAGGAAAACAGA from Sesamum indicum cultivar Zhongzhi No. 13 linkage group LG3, S_indicum_v1.0, whole genome shotgun sequence harbors:
- the LOC105157597 gene encoding probable 2-oxoglutarate-dependent dioxygenase AOP1; its protein translation is MGSLTLHKLPVIAFTEENSKPGTETWSKTCRQVISALQEYGCFVAAYDQITQRIHTGVFEALEELFDIPTERKVQNKSAKPLYGYVGQIPLIPLYESMGIDNANTLEGIQSFAKVMWPNGNDGFSEKLLLYTKLAAELEKIVVQMVFEGYGVGQYYESHISSANYLCRVMQYRQPKMQENRMGFVSHTDKSFMSTIHQNQVDGLEIKAKDGEWFGVHDLSPSSLVVMAGDAIMAWSNNRIRSPPHRVTMQGNEARYSLAQFSFIEKSMVQTPQELINDDNPQQYKPFDHLKFLEFYSKEENRRLESAIRTYCGV